One stretch of Salmo trutta chromosome 7, fSalTru1.1, whole genome shotgun sequence DNA includes these proteins:
- the LOC115197236 gene encoding nuclear cap-binding protein subunit 3 isoform X2, whose amino-acid sequence MAAVRSLRVSVKPDCSESDSDRDAREFEPMEVEEGELEAEDIPVNRSLNELLPEVIERTEKSTERFHFCAEANLAQTVVLDRDTMKKAIPNLRLEALHVAGVDDMSTQDVFGYFKEYPPAHIEWIDDTSCNVVWLDDVTSTRALINISHVPDPEVVTKETDDTKELGDPTQESKSPGKSGSDDDGEVEEEQKENREGKASEGETEKKTEPETTQVDLLSQADSESLLRNDLRPATKPFKGNRLFLRLATHDDKKELGAARKSRYYMKYGNPNYGGMRGILSNSWKRRYHTRRIVSKSKKPLIGDSMGDTPPYKHRHSADLINLPEEPIEEEEDEDEDMDSDDRVVEYKEKGERGRVRVGGPVVALCSRLGRPSSPSVLSDSDEMDYDLELKMISTPSPKKSMKMTMYADEVETNLKTIRDSGSGGSGIRNRIGGGSVGETKSSAVEKVMDVRQLLEKRRGLSQHKHRHPVASIGKTDVRQRLGKRPYSSERQHSTSPVASRDSSPPREPITDVHRRLGVVKQDTRGLYPDSSKDRKSSRLWSRLGPSSYKGEVPERKPPSHGAGSGSTSSRLGGRGGEDVEKENDSALQKVWGALIKQKQQQTHKMKRSRLDNLPSLQIEVSQESSNGSDSDS is encoded by the exons GAGGTGATTGAGAGGACGGAGAAGAGCACAGAAAGGTTTCACTTCTGTGCAGAGGCCAACCTAGCCCAGACTGTGGTGCTAGACAGAGACACCATGAAGAaag CCATCCCTAACTTGCGTCTGGAGGCGTTGCACGTGGCGGGTGTGGATGATATGAGCACCCAGGATGTGTTTGGCTACTTTAAGGAGTACCCTCCAGCACACATTGAGTGGATCGACGATACCTCCT GTAACGTGGTGTGGCTGGATGATGTCACTTCCACCCGGGCTCTGATCAACATCAGCCACGTGCCTGACCCAGAGGTGGTTACCAAAGAGACAGAtgacaccaaagaacttggtgaTCCCACCCAGGAGAGCAAGT CTCCAGGGAAATCAGGTTCTGACGatgatggagaggtggaggaggagcaaAAAGAGAACCGTGAGGGGAAAGCCAGCgagggagagactgagaagaAAACAGAACCTGAGACCACCCAG GTGGACTTGCTGTCCCAGGCAGATAGTGAGTCACTGCTCCGGAATGACCTACGTCCAGCCACCAAACCCTTCAAGGGCAACAGACTCTTCCTGAGGTTGGCCACTCACG ATGATAAGAAGGAGCTGGGTGCTGCGAGGAAGAGCCGATATTACATGAAGTACGGCAACCCCAACTACGGAGGCATGAGGGGCATCCTCAGCAACTCCTG GAAGAGACGGTATCACACACGCAGAATTGTGAGCAAGAGCAAGAAACCCCTCATAGGGGACAGCATGGGGGACACACCGCCCTACAAACACAGACACTCTG ctgaccTCATCAACCTGCCAGAAGAACCaatagaggaagaagaggatgaggacGAAGACATGGACTCAGACGACAGGGTGGTGGAGTACAAGGagaagggggaaagagggagggtgagggtggGGGGCCCAGTGGTGGCCCTGTGCAGTCGTTTGGGCAGACCCTCTTCCCCCTCGGTCTTGTCGGACTCAGACGAGATGGACTATGACTTGGAGCTCAAGATgatctccaccccctctcccaaGAAGAGCATGAAGATGACCATGTACGCAGACGAGGTCGAGACCAACCTCAAGACTATACG TGACAGCGGCTCGGGGGGTAGTGGCATCCGGAACAGGATTGGTGGAGGATCGGTGGGTGAGACCAAAAGCAGTGCGGTGGAGAAAGTGATGGATGTGAGGCAGCTATTAGAGAAGAGACGTGGCCTATCCCAGCACAAACATCGCCACCCTGTGGCCAGCATTGGAAAGACGG ACGTGAGGCAGCGGTTAGGGAAGAGGCCGTACTCTTCTGAGAGACAACACTCCACCTCTCCCGTCGCCTCCCGAGACTCATCCCCTCCCCGAGAGCCGATCACAGATGTGCACAGGCGACTGGGCGTGGTCAAACAAGACACCCGCGGCCTCTACCCTGATTCGTCCAAAGACAGGAAATCAA gTCGTCTGTGGAGCAGGCTCGGCCCCTCCTCCTATAAGGGTGAGGTTCCCGAGCGGAAGCCTCCCAGTCATGGAGCGGGTTCGGGATCAACCAGCTCCAGGTTGGGGGGGCGGGGAGGAGAAGACGTTGAGAAGGAGAACGACTCTGCACTGCAGAAGGTGTGGGGGGCCTTGATCAAACAGAAGCAACAGCAGACACACAAGATGAAGAGGAGTCGGCTTGACAACCTGCCCTCGCTACAGATAGAGGTCAGCCAGGAGAGCAGCAACGGGTCTGACTCAGACtcctga
- the LOC115197236 gene encoding nuclear cap-binding protein subunit 3 isoform X1 encodes MAAVRSLRVSVKPDCSESDSDRDAREFEPMEVEEGELEAEDIPVNRSLNELLPEVIERTEKSTERFHFCAEANLAQTVVLDRDTMKKAIPNLRLEALHVAGVDDMSTQDVFGYFKEYPPAHIEWIDDTSCNVVWLDDVTSTRALINISHVPDPEVVTKETDDTKELGDPTQESKSPGKSGSDDDGEVEEEQKENREGKASEGETEKKTEPETTQVDLLSQADSESLLRNDLRPATKPFKGNRLFLRLATHDDKKELGAARKSRYYMKYGNPNYGGMRGILSNSWKRRYHTRRIVSKSKKPLIGDSMGDTPPYKHRHSADLINLPEEPIEEEEDEDEDMDSDDRVVEYKEKGERGRVRVGGPVVALCSRLGRPSSPSVLSDSDEMDYDLELKMISTPSPKKSMKMTMYADEVETNLKTIRHSAVRSDSGSGGSGIRNRIGGGSVGETKSSAVEKVMDVRQLLEKRRGLSQHKHRHPVASIGKTDVRQRLGKRPYSSERQHSTSPVASRDSSPPREPITDVHRRLGVVKQDTRGLYPDSSKDRKSSRLWSRLGPSSYKGEVPERKPPSHGAGSGSTSSRLGGRGGEDVEKENDSALQKVWGALIKQKQQQTHKMKRSRLDNLPSLQIEVSQESSNGSDSDS; translated from the exons GAGGTGATTGAGAGGACGGAGAAGAGCACAGAAAGGTTTCACTTCTGTGCAGAGGCCAACCTAGCCCAGACTGTGGTGCTAGACAGAGACACCATGAAGAaag CCATCCCTAACTTGCGTCTGGAGGCGTTGCACGTGGCGGGTGTGGATGATATGAGCACCCAGGATGTGTTTGGCTACTTTAAGGAGTACCCTCCAGCACACATTGAGTGGATCGACGATACCTCCT GTAACGTGGTGTGGCTGGATGATGTCACTTCCACCCGGGCTCTGATCAACATCAGCCACGTGCCTGACCCAGAGGTGGTTACCAAAGAGACAGAtgacaccaaagaacttggtgaTCCCACCCAGGAGAGCAAGT CTCCAGGGAAATCAGGTTCTGACGatgatggagaggtggaggaggagcaaAAAGAGAACCGTGAGGGGAAAGCCAGCgagggagagactgagaagaAAACAGAACCTGAGACCACCCAG GTGGACTTGCTGTCCCAGGCAGATAGTGAGTCACTGCTCCGGAATGACCTACGTCCAGCCACCAAACCCTTCAAGGGCAACAGACTCTTCCTGAGGTTGGCCACTCACG ATGATAAGAAGGAGCTGGGTGCTGCGAGGAAGAGCCGATATTACATGAAGTACGGCAACCCCAACTACGGAGGCATGAGGGGCATCCTCAGCAACTCCTG GAAGAGACGGTATCACACACGCAGAATTGTGAGCAAGAGCAAGAAACCCCTCATAGGGGACAGCATGGGGGACACACCGCCCTACAAACACAGACACTCTG ctgaccTCATCAACCTGCCAGAAGAACCaatagaggaagaagaggatgaggacGAAGACATGGACTCAGACGACAGGGTGGTGGAGTACAAGGagaagggggaaagagggagggtgagggtggGGGGCCCAGTGGTGGCCCTGTGCAGTCGTTTGGGCAGACCCTCTTCCCCCTCGGTCTTGTCGGACTCAGACGAGATGGACTATGACTTGGAGCTCAAGATgatctccaccccctctcccaaGAAGAGCATGAAGATGACCATGTACGCAGACGAGGTCGAGACCAACCTCAAGACTATACG ACACTCTGCTGTTCGCAGTGACAGCGGCTCGGGGGGTAGTGGCATCCGGAACAGGATTGGTGGAGGATCGGTGGGTGAGACCAAAAGCAGTGCGGTGGAGAAAGTGATGGATGTGAGGCAGCTATTAGAGAAGAGACGTGGCCTATCCCAGCACAAACATCGCCACCCTGTGGCCAGCATTGGAAAGACGG ACGTGAGGCAGCGGTTAGGGAAGAGGCCGTACTCTTCTGAGAGACAACACTCCACCTCTCCCGTCGCCTCCCGAGACTCATCCCCTCCCCGAGAGCCGATCACAGATGTGCACAGGCGACTGGGCGTGGTCAAACAAGACACCCGCGGCCTCTACCCTGATTCGTCCAAAGACAGGAAATCAA gTCGTCTGTGGAGCAGGCTCGGCCCCTCCTCCTATAAGGGTGAGGTTCCCGAGCGGAAGCCTCCCAGTCATGGAGCGGGTTCGGGATCAACCAGCTCCAGGTTGGGGGGGCGGGGAGGAGAAGACGTTGAGAAGGAGAACGACTCTGCACTGCAGAAGGTGTGGGGGGCCTTGATCAAACAGAAGCAACAGCAGACACACAAGATGAAGAGGAGTCGGCTTGACAACCTGCCCTCGCTACAGATAGAGGTCAGCCAGGAGAGCAGCAACGGGTCTGACTCAGACtcctga